One Acidobacteriota bacterium DNA segment encodes these proteins:
- a CDS encoding carboxypeptidase regulatory-like domain-containing protein: MHTVQLIRSLMTGTLAIAVSVPCAAAGQGELIGRVVDMSGAALPGVAVTLESPALAEPFVTITDGVGTYHVTHVPEGRYRVQFDLDGFGPVEVLDVVITPDQRVRLDRALELAGLREVVEVVGQAPAEPPPPPPPARRVVADLQLLPVHAAASVCGPGEVAHDGPPLALIAPHADGGRRLIYAPDDAIRLDRGAAAGLEPGQHLVVRRQFRLGLTEGLHGAPATGEYTAALIQVVEVEAEQAIAAVVYACTEIRSGDYASAFEPTPMWETQPRGVPDLEQTARVIFGDEGQSLGSPRRYMVIDRGGVHGAVPGQRVTLLRPPHRWRHAAAPPPVLGEGIVVAVAPTSARIWIFSSADAVEAGDLAALHRVPTVVSPERLASAR; the protein is encoded by the coding sequence ATGCACACTGTCCAGCTCATCCGCTCGCTCATGACAGGCACGCTCGCGATCGCGGTCTCCGTGCCGTGCGCCGCGGCGGGCCAGGGCGAGCTGATCGGCCGGGTGGTCGACATGTCCGGGGCGGCGCTGCCCGGCGTCGCCGTGACGCTCGAGTCGCCGGCGCTCGCCGAGCCGTTCGTCACCATCACGGATGGCGTCGGCACCTATCACGTGACGCACGTCCCCGAAGGGCGCTATCGCGTGCAGTTCGATCTCGACGGGTTCGGCCCCGTCGAGGTGCTCGACGTCGTCATTACGCCCGACCAGCGGGTGAGACTGGATCGGGCCCTCGAGCTGGCCGGGCTGCGCGAGGTCGTCGAGGTCGTCGGACAGGCGCCTGCCGAGCCTCCGCCACCGCCGCCGCCCGCCCGGCGGGTGGTCGCCGACCTGCAGCTGCTGCCGGTGCACGCCGCGGCATCGGTGTGCGGGCCTGGAGAGGTGGCGCACGACGGCCCGCCGCTCGCCCTGATTGCGCCACACGCCGACGGCGGCCGACGCCTGATCTACGCGCCGGACGACGCGATTCGGCTCGACCGGGGAGCGGCTGCGGGCCTCGAACCCGGTCAGCATCTCGTGGTGCGCCGGCAGTTCCGGCTCGGCCTGACGGAGGGCCTGCACGGGGCGCCGGCCACCGGCGAGTACACCGCGGCGCTCATTCAGGTGGTCGAAGTCGAAGCCGAGCAAGCCATCGCAGCCGTGGTGTACGCGTGCACCGAGATCCGCTCTGGCGACTACGCGTCGGCCTTCGAGCCCACGCCGATGTGGGAGACGCAGCCACGCGGCGTCCCGGACCTCGAGCAGACGGCTCGCGTGATCTTCGGCGACGAGGGCCAGTCGCTCGGTTCGCCTCGGCGCTACATGGTCATCGACCGGGGAGGCGTGCACGGCGCGGTGCCGGGCCAGCGCGTGACGCTGCTTCGCCCACCCCATCGCTGGCGCCACGCGGCGGCGCCGCCGCCCGTGCTCGGCGAGGGCATCGTCGTGGCCGTCGCGCCCACCTCGGCCCGCATCTGGATCTTCTCGTCGGCCGACGCGGTCGAAGCCGGCGACCTCGCCGCGCTGCACCGCGTCCCGACCGTCGTGTCGCCCGAACGCCTCGCCAGCGCCCGTTGA
- a CDS encoding calcineurin-like phosphoesterase C-terminal domain-containing protein, which translates to MSDRTSIVLPSRRAFLRDAGLVTTLGMAASGWAGPWTVAAQEAPAPVRSVGPIRVRGRVRSAGTGLARVAVTDGQTVVQTDREGRFTLVADGHQPFVYLSLPAGYEIPRNDTGTARFYQPLVGGTNDEAELVFDLTRRAGDDERHAFLALPDTQTEDARDMALLHGETVPDVRQFVAGHDAPVFGVAVGDIMFDHLDLYPEYERAVREMGAPFFQVVGNHDLDFDARSAELTVSTFMRHFGPPYYSFNLGAVHYVVLQDVLWHGTGYVGYVDERQLRWLEADLALVEKGRPVVVFLHIPILGMRWKREGNARPSPGTSVNNRAALYERFDGHRVHVISGHTHENEHVFEGGLHEHVHGTTCGAWWSGPICHDGTPAGYGVYEAHGEELRWTYKATGQPLDHQVRVYAPGSDATAPDELVANVWNWDPKWSVEWVADGVPRGPMARRNGYDPLSIQLHKGPDLPVRRPWVEPGRTDHLFYAPVAPDVREVDVRATDRFGRVFSERWRRTA; encoded by the coding sequence ATGTCCGATCGCACGAGCATTGTCCTTCCGAGCCGGCGCGCGTTCCTGCGCGACGCCGGCCTGGTCACGACCCTTGGCATGGCGGCGAGCGGGTGGGCCGGTCCCTGGACCGTTGCCGCCCAGGAGGCGCCGGCGCCCGTTCGCTCGGTCGGGCCCATCCGCGTCCGCGGCCGCGTGCGATCGGCCGGCACCGGCCTGGCGCGCGTCGCGGTCACCGACGGCCAAACGGTCGTCCAGACCGACCGCGAGGGCCGCTTCACGCTCGTGGCCGATGGCCACCAGCCGTTCGTGTACCTGTCGCTGCCGGCTGGTTACGAGATCCCTCGCAACGACACCGGGACGGCACGCTTCTACCAGCCCCTCGTCGGCGGCACGAACGACGAAGCCGAGCTCGTCTTCGACCTGACACGGCGAGCGGGAGACGACGAGCGTCACGCGTTCCTCGCGTTGCCCGACACCCAGACGGAAGACGCGCGCGACATGGCGCTGCTGCACGGCGAGACGGTGCCCGATGTCCGCCAGTTCGTCGCGGGACACGACGCCCCGGTGTTCGGCGTCGCCGTCGGCGACATCATGTTCGACCACCTCGACCTCTATCCGGAGTACGAACGCGCGGTGCGCGAGATGGGCGCGCCGTTCTTCCAGGTCGTGGGCAACCACGACCTCGACTTCGACGCCCGGTCGGCCGAGCTGACGGTCTCGACCTTCATGCGGCACTTCGGCCCGCCCTACTACTCCTTCAACCTCGGGGCGGTGCACTACGTCGTCTTGCAGGACGTGCTGTGGCACGGGACCGGCTACGTCGGGTACGTCGACGAGCGGCAGCTGCGCTGGCTCGAGGCCGATCTCGCGCTCGTCGAGAAGGGCCGGCCGGTGGTGGTGTTCCTGCACATCCCAATCCTCGGCATGCGCTGGAAGCGCGAGGGCAATGCCAGGCCGAGTCCCGGCACGTCGGTGAACAACCGGGCCGCGCTCTACGAGCGGTTCGACGGCCATCGCGTCCACGTCATCAGCGGCCACACTCACGAGAACGAGCACGTCTTCGAGGGCGGCCTCCACGAGCACGTGCACGGCACGACGTGCGGCGCGTGGTGGTCGGGGCCGATCTGTCACGACGGCACGCCGGCCGGGTACGGCGTCTACGAGGCACACGGCGAGGAGCTGCGCTGGACCTACAAGGCCACGGGCCAGCCGCTCGATCATCAGGTGAGGGTCTACGCGCCCGGCAGCGATGCGACCGCGCCCGACGAGCTCGTCGCGAACGTGTGGAACTGGGATCCGAAGTGGTCGGTTGAATGGGTGGCCGACGGCGTGCCGCGTGGGCCCATGGCGCGGCGCAACGGCTACGACCCGCTCTCGATCCAGCTGCACAAGGGGCCGGATCTGCCGGTGCGCAGGCCCTGGGTCGAGCCCGGGCGCACGGATCACCTCTTCTACGCGCCGGTGGCGCCCGACGTTCGCGAGGTCGACGTGCGTGCGACCGATCGCTTTGGCCGCGTCTTCAGCGAGCGCTGGCGGCGCACCGCGTAG